GATTGTTCAGGACATCTCGCAGGGCTTCGACACCTTCTGGAACAGTTCCTCGGCTGTCCCTGTCCGGGCGGTGGTCAGGCATTTTCCGGTACAGGAAGAACTCGAACGCTTCCTTGCGGAACGGCAGCGAAGCAAGGACCTGGACGATTTTCCCTATGCACTGGACTACTCCCCACAAGAGTATCAGGCCGCACTGGAGCGGTCCCGAGAACGCTTCATCTGGGCCGAGGCCGAATCCTTTGTTGATGACCCTGACAAGGAAAACCTCCCGCACACCGGAGTGCTCTCTCATCTTAGGCGGCACGGGGAGCGAATCGAGCAGGAGATCCTTCTGGAAGTAGCGTACTTCGTCCCGGGCAAAGCGGGAATTGCCTATTTGAACGAACTGACCGCCAAAGGCGTGCGGGTTCGAATCCTGACCAATTCCCTGGCCACGAACGACGTGGTGGCGGCGCATAGCGGGTATGCGAAATACAGGAGAGAGTTGATCGAATCCGGAGTCCAGCTTCGCGAACTCCCCCCCGACCCGCTAACGCTCAAGAAGAACTGGGCCGTTTCGTCCCGGCAGGTTCCCATTTCCTTGCACACGAAGGCCATGGTCTTTGACCGCACGTCCGTGTTCATCGGTTCCATGAACCTGGACCCGAGATCCGTCGTGCAAAACACGGAAACCGGCCTGCTTGTGTTCAGCCCTGAGCTCGCCCGGCAGGTGGCCGCATTCATGGATGAAGCAGCCTTGCCCGGGAACAGCTACCTCCTTGCATTCGCTGCGCCCGCAAGAGGGAAGATCGTCTGGCAGGCAATGGAGGAGGGGACCCCTGCAAAGCAGTACCTCAAGGACCCGGAAACGAGGTTCCGGAGACGCTGCGCAGCGACACTCCTGAGAATCCTCCCTGAGGAACAGCTCTGAGCAGAACTGCGCCAAGCCTGAACCGCAGATACTCCGCTTCGTCATTCTGAGTTCCTGTCGTCGAAACCTGCCGGCAAATCCCTTGAGCTGCGGCGCTGCTGTCCAGGCAGCAGGCCTTGTATTTACGGCCGCTCCCGCAGGGGCAGGGATTGTTGCGTATGGTTTGTAGGCGGCTCCTTCCCACCATCACTGCCGCCATCACTGCTGCGTCATGAGCCGCTTGAGCTCGGCTTGGTCGTCCCTGGTCAAATCCCCCGAAACGTCGACGACCACCTGGTCGATTCTTCCGGAGAAGGGGAAGGGCGCCTCATAATCCTCTGGGATGACCGAGTCGTAGGCCGCGTACCCGCAGCTCGCGCCGAGCACGCCGAACATGCTCGGCGTGGACAGGGGCATCTCGAGATTACCCACGATGGTGCCGTTCATGTAGAGCTGGGCTCGGCCCGGCGAGCCCTTTCCGGACCGCAAGTCCGGCTTGCCCGTGGGCTCGAACTCATAGCGCAGCCTGAGCTTGCCCGTGGGCAGCGGCTCCACGGAGCTGACCTTGAACAGCTCCAGCCCGACGTAGTTGTGCACGTAGTGCAGGCGGCCGTCCTTGACGTAGAGAGCGTAGCCGGCGTTTCGGCTGCCCTGAGTCATGAGGACGCCCTCGGCCCCGCCTTCGGGGATCTCCACCTCTGCCGTAATGCTGTGCGGGCGGTTATAGAGTCGCGGGGCCGCCGCAAAGGACACGGGCGCACCGCCGGGATAGTAGACGTAGCGCTCGCGCGGCCTGGACACGGTGGGCCGGGCCACGTTCATGCGCTGCATGTCGGCCGAGGCCAGGGGGAGCACCCCGTACCTGCCCGCCTCGGTGTACCAGCGCTGCACCATTTCATGGAGCTTGTCCGGGTGCTCGGCGGCGACGTTCCGGCGTTCCGAGGGGTCCTCGGCCACGTGGTAGAGTTCCCAGCCGTGGGCGTCGAGATCGTCAAGGATCTCCGCGCTGAGCGGCATGCCGAAGAAGCGCCCCTGCTCGGCGGCCTCGGCGAAGCTCGGGCCAGGGAAGGGGCAGACCGCCCGCCAGCCGTCATGGTAAATGGCGCGGTGGCCGAACATCTCGAAGTACTGGGTGTGGTGCCGGGTAGGGGCCTTCGCGTCGTCGAAGGTATGGGCGAAGCTCACTCCCTGGATTGGCGACTGGGGCACTCCGCGGATGGTGGCCGGCGCATCGAGGGAGAGGGCCGCGAGCACAGTGGGCACGATGTCCGTCACGTGGGCGTACTGGTGGCGCACCTCGCCGCGAGCCCGGATGCGCTTGGGCCAGCAGACGATGCACGGGTCGCTTGTGCCGCCGCGGTAGGTCTCCCGTTTCCAGCGCCGGAAGGGGGTGTCGCCCGCCCAGGTCCAGCCCCAGGAGTAGTGCGGGAACGTGTTCGGACCGCCCCAGTCGTCGAAGTGCTTGAGGTTGTCTTTGAGCGTCTCCTCCACCGAGTTGAAGAAGAGCGCCTCATTGAAGGTGCCGTGCACGCCGCCCTCGGCGCTGGCCCCGTTGTCCGAGATGACGATGACCAGCGTGTTGTCGAGTTCCCCGAGCGTCTCCACGAAGTCCATAACCCGGCCGAAATGATGGTCCGTCTGCTCCATGAAGGCCGCGTAGACCTCCATCTGGCGGGCATACATGCGCCTAGCCTCTTCCGGGAGCGAGTCCCAGGCCGGCACGTCGGGGTCGTGGTCCGAGAGCTCGGCCCCTGTGGGCAAGAG
The window above is part of the Desulfocurvibacter africanus subsp. africanus DSM 2603 genome. Proteins encoded here:
- a CDS encoding phospholipase D family protein; this translates as MKSSLSTVSKGARTRFQRNFSEACSSPETTFAGRFFKDQIRSNGGNSGFILLDEPGSAFNMRNGLAGLAERTLDLQYFIWEGDTTGRLLADAVIKAAQRGVRVRVLLDDLHIKGRDRVIALLDHHPCIEIRLFNPFSSRVLQYIDFLFDFKRLNRRMHNKVFIMDNAIAVLGGRNIGNEYFGLGTDLNFRDLDLLSIGPIVQDISQGFDTFWNSSSAVPVRAVVRHFPVQEELERFLAERQRSKDLDDFPYALDYSPQEYQAALERSRERFIWAEAESFVDDPDKENLPHTGVLSHLRRHGERIEQEILLEVAYFVPGKAGIAYLNELTAKGVRVRILTNSLATNDVVAAHSGYAKYRRELIESGVQLRELPPDPLTLKKNWAVSSRQVPISLHTKAMVFDRTSVFIGSMNLDPRSVVQNTETGLLVFSPELARQVAAFMDEAALPGNSYLLAFAAPARGKIVWQAMEEGTPAKQYLKDPETRFRRRCAATLLRILPEEQL
- a CDS encoding SEC-C metal-binding domain-containing protein: MAAVMVGRSRLQTIRNNPCPCGSGRKYKACCLDSSAAAQGICRQVSTTGTQNDEAEYLRFRLGAVLLRAVPQGGFSGVSLRSVSGTSFPGP
- a CDS encoding arylsulfatase, giving the protein MTKLKEYEPGSHFPGRIGRTLDESEPAWPQPTRAREQSPNIIFFVWDDVGFGQMSAYGGFCETPTLDRLAGQGLRYANFQTTALCSPTRGCLLTGRNHHTLGLSAITELSLGYPAHNGYMGFEHGFLSEMLLEHGYNTFAAGKWHLTPPEETTTAGPFHRWPLGRGFERYYGFLGGDTDQWHPDLTHDNHPVTPPAKPEEGYHLNIDLADRAIEFIKDAKVNAPDKPFFLYYATGAGHAPHHVEKQWIDKYKGRFDMGWDEYRKAVFERQKALGLLPTGAELSDHDPDVPAWDSLPEEARRMYARQMEVYAAFMEQTDHHFGRVMDFVETLGELDNTLVIVISDNGASAEGGVHGTFNEALFFNSVEETLKDNLKHFDDWGGPNTFPHYSWGWTWAGDTPFRRWKRETYRGGTSDPCIVCWPKRIRARGEVRHQYAHVTDIVPTVLAALSLDAPATIRGVPQSPIQGVSFAHTFDDAKAPTRHHTQYFEMFGHRAIYHDGWRAVCPFPGPSFAEAAEQGRFFGMPLSAEILDDLDAHGWELYHVAEDPSERRNVAAEHPDKLHEMVQRWYTEAGRYGVLPLASADMQRMNVARPTVSRPRERYVYYPGGAPVSFAAAPRLYNRPHSITAEVEIPEGGAEGVLMTQGSRNAGYALYVKDGRLHYVHNYVGLELFKVSSVEPLPTGKLRLRYEFEPTGKPDLRSGKGSPGRAQLYMNGTIVGNLEMPLSTPSMFGVLGASCGYAAYDSVIPEDYEAPFPFSGRIDQVVVDVSGDLTRDDQAELKRLMTQQ